TCGCGGCCGCGGCGACGGCCAGGCACGAGAACATGAGGCAGCTCGCGTACACCCACGTGCATATCGTCACGTTCACGAAGACTCTGAGTGTCAGGCTCTCGCCGCCGAAGGGGGAAGGCGCCTGGCCGATGCCCCAGATCAGGCCTAGTGTCGTCAGCGTCGCTGCCAGTGCGGATGCGATCGCCGCGAAACCGAGGAACCGCCCGTACCGCATCGACGCGACCGTGAGCGAGCCGAGGACGACAAGGCTGAAGGTCCCCAGGATGGAGGCGGTGCCGATAAGCCACCAATCGGCGCCAGCGAAGATCGCGAGGATCGCCCCTCCCGCGGAGATCGAGTACGTGCCGATCATGGTGAACAGCGCCACCCGTTTCACGATCGACAGCTTCTTCTGCGGCGTTCCGGTCATGGGATCCCCTTCCAAGGCGATCTCTCATCGTAGGTGCGTCCGGCCATCGCGTCGGTGCCGTGCGGGTGATCTCCGAGGGCGGAGGGGCGCCGTCCAGTGGCGTCGCGCTCGAATCAGAGCACAATGGTTCAGCCAATGGTTTCGCACTCATTCTCGGTCTGCTTCTGGCGGGTGCAGCAGTGCTACTGATCGGCCTCGCTCTGAGCTAGCCGCTCACGATGACCAAGAATGCCCCCTCATCGTAGACCTCTTGGCCGTCAGCGGCGTCGGCGCTGCCACATGGTCCTCAAGACACGAAAGCCATCGCGGTGCGCACCTGCACTATCCGGGCGGTCAGGCGCTGTCCGCGGCGCCCGGCCGCAGCACTGCGACGGCCGCCCCGAGAACGCGCATCCCTCATCCTTTGATGCCGCTCGTCGCCACGCTCTCCACGATCTGCCTCTGCGCGAAGAAGAACAGGATGAGCACCGGAGCCGAGGCGATCACCGCGCCCGCCAGCACGATCGCGAAGTGCGTCGAGTAAGCGCCCTGCAACTGCGAGAGACCGGGGTGCAACGTCAGATTCTCCGGGCTGAGCAGGACGTAGACCGGCCACAGGAAATCGTTCCAGTTCGACAGGAAGCTCAGCACCGCGAGCGTCGCCAGGACCGGGCGGGCCAGGGGGAGGACGATCCGCAGGAAGATGCGGAGGTCGCCCGCGCCATCGATGCGCGCAGCCTCCTCGATCTCCATCGGCAGGCCGATGAAGAACTGCCGGAGGAAGAAGACGCCGAAGGCGCTGGCAGCGCCCGGAACGGTGATCGCCCAGATCGTGTCGAGCCAGCCCAGGCTCTGCACGATGAGGTAGTTCGGGATGAGGAAGATCACAGGCGGGACGAGCAGCATCGCCACGATCAGCCCGAACACGATTCTCTTGCCCCGGAACTCCAGGCGAGCCAGCGTGTACGCGCCCAGAGAGGCGGTGATCAGGATGAGGGCGGATTGCAGCGTGGCCGCCCAAACTGTTCAGGAACCAGCGGAAGATCGGCTGCTGGCCACTGGCGAGGGTGGTGTAGGCATCCACCGAGAAGGGGGGCGGGGATGACCGCGTACGGGTTGCGGATGGCGTCGCCATCGGTCTTGAACGAGGTGAGCACGATCCAGGCGAGTGGAAGGATCACGACGAGCGCGAGCACGATGAGCGCGGCGTAGAGCGCGGACCGCTGCACCACGGCGCGCGGCGCGGGCTTGCGGCGGGTGGGCACGGTGGCCATCGAGTCGCCTTCTCCGTCCGCTCCCGCTGCACGCGAAAATTGACGATGCTGATAACGGCCAGGAAGACGAAGAGCACGTAGCTCATCGCCGCCGCCGCGGCCATGTTGTTCTGGGAGAGTCCCTGGTCGGAGATGTACATGATCGCCGTGCGGGTCTGAGTGCCAGGGCCGCCCTTGGTGAGGAGGTACGACTGGCCGAACATGTTGGCGCTGGCGAGGATAGTGATGGTCGTCACGAAGGTCATCACCGGGCGGAGGCCCGGCAGCTTCACACTGAAGAACTGGCGCACGGCGCCCGCGCCGTCCAGGGCCGCCGCCTCATAGAGGTCCGCGCCGATGCCCTTCAGCCCGGCGAGGAGGATGACAGTGTTGAAGCCCATCGTCCACCACACGGTCACACCGACGAGCGAGACCCACACCCACGGCACATTCACGGTCCACGGGATGTCGCTGGGAAGCCCGGCCATCCCGAGCAGGTGGTTCACGATGCCGGACTGCGTATCGA
Above is a genomic segment from Leifsonia xyli subsp. xyli str. CTCB07 containing:
- a CDS encoding carbohydrate ABC transporter permease; the encoded protein is MFGLIVAMLLVPPVIFLIPNYLIVQSLGWLDTIWAITVPGAASAFGVFFLRQFFIGLPMEIEEAARIDGAGDLRIFLRIVLPLARPVLATLAVLSFLSNWNDFLWPVYVLLSPENLTLHPGLSQLQGAYSTHFAIVLAGAVIASAPVLILFFFAQRQIVESVATSGIKG
- a CDS encoding carbohydrate ABC transporter permease, which gives rise to MIATGTFAVASVPFLLAVPLLVAVLLNRRLRVGAFFRGVFFAPYVLGVAVIGVIWKYLLDTQSGIVNHLLGMAGLPSDIPWTVNVPWVWVSLVGVTVWWTMGFNTVILLAGLKGIGADLYEAAALDGAGAVRQFFSVKLPGLRPVMTFVTTITILASANMFGQSYLLTKGGPGTQTRTAIMYISDQGLSQNNMAAAAAMSYVLFVFLAVISIVNFRVQRERTEKATRWPPCPPAASPRRAPWCSGPRSTPRSSCSRSS